In a single window of the Antedon mediterranea chromosome 1, ecAntMedi1.1, whole genome shotgun sequence genome:
- the LOC140060113 gene encoding regulator of G-protein signaling 6-like isoform X2: MDLEQDYTPKPLVFGKMENLITDMQNVENGVPVGSQKTFLSVVPSAFTGYDFIEWLMERLGTQDCTESLHLANLLCQYGYIFPVQEMKTLVVRDDGTLYRFQSPYFWPSQNRNPDSTDYAVYLAKRNLSNKQKHSLEEYEVSALTKLKQMLSHKWEFVLLQAQEQIRIAKQRKKTDRLILNSQERAFWRVHRPPPGQINCLENGIRGAYTLRIACPLQRKNTVERYKKQICFLNMLLSRSKIKLSKAIPSSVKWCTQYMDHDPLISGAQPSNPWISDDPTMWILNNVLVDIPTERRVLRWSISLCDLLQDATGRHHFELFLKKEFSQENIRFWNAYEELKYAPQSMVAEKVKEIYEEFLAPCAPCEINVDRQTVQLTNQSLKKPNRFSFEAAQKHIFILMKKDSYPRFLKSEAYKNLLAMSSQCSGKKKLFGRFRPKITPVGTKRRGSSGSTESDSEPNGDMLVHSLSTGNLTDTNHALYMQQRKEDGVKNMTRFQSLQPIKPTKDNYLKPNYPLNVPDGNDVINTKLSEKHLIPKKSLITPWEDEA; the protein is encoded by the exons ATGGATTTAGAACAAGACTACACGCCAAAACCTTTGGTTTTTGGGAAG aTGGAAAACTTAATAACCGATATgcaaaatgttgaaaatggaGTTCCAGTTGGAAGCCAGAAGACTTTCCTCTCAGTTGTCCCCAGTGCTTTCACAG gTTATGATTTTATTGAATGGTTAATGGAAAGATTAGGAACACAGGATTGTACAGAATCTCTCCATCTTGCCAATCTTTTATGTCAGTATGGTTACATATTTCCTGTTCAAGAAATGAAAACGCTTGTTGTCCGTGATGATGGAACGCTCTACCGATTTCAAAGTCCATATTTTTGGCCTTCGCAAAACAGAAACCCTGACAGCACAGATTATG ctGTCTATCTTGCAAAAAGAAATTTGagtaataaacaaaaacacagcCTTGAAGAATACGAAGTT aGTGCTCTTACAAAGCTGAAACAAATGCTAAGTCATAAATGGGAGTTTGTATTACTTCAAGCCCAAGAACAAATAAG gattGCAAAACAAAGGAAAAAAACTGACCGATTAATTTTGAACAGTCAAGAACGTGCATTTTGGAGAGTTCATCGGCCCCCT CCAGGGCAAATAAATTGTTTAGAAAATGGAATCAGGGGAGCCTACACACTAAGAATAGCATGTCCACTACAACGCAAGAACACTGTTGAGAGATACAAAAAGCAG atttgttttttaaatatgttactATCAAGGTCAAAGATCAAACTGTCTAAGGCAATACCAAG TTCTGTCAAATGGTGTACACAGTACATGGATCATGATCCTTTAATATCAGGAGCTCAGCCATCTAATCCCTGGATTAGTGATGATCCCACAATGTGGATATTAAACAATGTATT AGTTGATATCCCTACGGAACGACGAGTGTTGCGGTGGTCAATCAGTCTTTGTGATCTACTACAAGACGCAACTGGTCGACATCATTTTGAACTTTTTCTGAAGAAAGAGTTCAGTCAAGAGAACATTCGATTTTGGAATGCTTATGAGGAGTTAAAATATGCACCACAATCAATGGTTGCTGAAAAAGTGAAGGAAATATATGA AGAATTTCTGGCTCCATGTGCTCCTTGTGAAATCAATGTTGACAGGCAAACGGTTCAATTAACTAATCAGTCACTGAAGAAGCCAAACAGATTCTCCTTTGAAGCTGCACAGAAGCATATATTCATCCTAATGAAGAAAGATAGCTATCCACGATTTTTGAAGTCAGAAGCCTACAAAAACTTGCTTGCTATGTCTTCACAATGCAGTGGGAAAAAGAA ATTGTTTGGACGGTTTCGTCCCAAAATAACCCCAGTAGGAACCAAAAGGCGTGGAAGTAGTGGCAGTACTGAAAGTGACAGTGAACCAAACGGTGACATGCTTGTACATTCATTAAGTACGGGTAACCTAACAGATACAAACCATGCTTTGTACATGCAACAACGGAAGGAGGATGGTGTGAAGAACATGACTAG ATTTCAATCACTGCAACCAATCAAACCAACCAAGGACAATTATTTAAAGCCAAACTACCCCCTCAACGTACCAGATGGCAACGACGTCATCAACACCAAACTGTCAGAAAAACATTTAATACCAAAGAAAAGCTTGATAACTCCATGGGAGGATGAAGCCTGA
- the LOC140060075 gene encoding mitochondrial dicarboxylate carrier-like codes for MTAQAQAQVLVPNMGPKRRPRWYFGGISSAGAVCLTHPLDLIKVHLQTQQEVKQGGFTMARKVIRKNGVKALYNGLSASIGRQLTYSLTRFGIYDTLKSHLTNDNPNLPLPFYQKALIAMFAGACGGIVGTPPDMINVRMQNDMKIAPEYRRNYKHIFDGIWRVYTEEGVRKMFFGASMVVIRAMLMTFGQLSLYDQYKQMLLQTKYFEDNMITHFTASLSAATCATAITQPFDVLKTRMMNSPKGKYKNLFHCGFNVAKLGPLAFYKGFVPAWIRLGPQTIFTFIFFEQLRKRFGIKIV; via the exons ATGACAGCGCAAGCTCAGGCCCAGGTGCTAGTCCCTAACATGGGGCCTAAAAGAAGGCCTAGATGGTACTTTGGTGGCATATCATCAGCTGGAGCAGTGTGTCTCACACATCCATTGGACTTAATAAAG gttcATTTACAAACACAACAAGAGGTCAAACAGGGAGGTTTTACGATGGCCAGAAAGGTCATTAGAAAAAATGGTGTAAAGGCGCTATATAATGGACTTTCAGCATCAATAGGGCGACAG TTAACATACTCTCTGACAAGATTTGGAATTTATGATACTCTTAAAAGCCATCTTACAAATGACAATCCTAATCTTCCACTACCCTTCTATCAGAAGGCTCTAATTGCAATGTTTGCTG GTGCTTGTGGTGGTATTGTTGGTACACCACCAGACATGATCAATGTCCGCATGCAGAATGATATGAAAATTGCGCCAGAATACAGAAGAAA CTACAAACATATTTTTGATGGTATTTGGCGTGTGTACACAGAAG aGGGTGTACGTAAAATGTTCTTTGGTGCTTCTATGGTGGTAATACGAGCAATGTTGATGACATTTGGTCAG ctATCGTTATATGATCAATACAAGCAAATGCTATTACAAACAAAGTATTTTGAAGATAACATGATTACACATTTCACTGCCAGTCTCTCTGCT GCAACATGTGCAACGGCCATCACTCAACCATTTGATGTGTTAAAAACTCGTATGATGAACTCACCTAAAGGCAAATACAAG aatttgTTTCATTGTGGGTTTAACGTGGCAAAACTGGGACCATTAGCATTTTACAAAGGATTTGTGCCAGCGTGGATAAGGCTGGGACCGCAAACAATTTtcacgtttatattttttgaacAACTCCGAAAACGTTTTGGAATTAAAATTGTATGA
- the LOC140060080 gene encoding vezatin-like — protein MEEDDDVVFENSPLHQYLKDVGMVGNFESSSYSKSTRAGKQSKTKSLFLRVLLSLRMCLKNVNSFILPKSPPPYSLNLVTRFSILNSKVLMPGDHQWLLSYGLQEDRKEIKQRKSASKVLIIANSAIFGSIACLWFLLQNSLTNIITSKLIVTAICLTSSTLFGIGHLYSFIITLYYDNKQKLFTKSFTKQLSLMENMDSCIRKSLRNIQEAELIARGFTIVSHKVPLMKLENSSLLGQSQRQFQQLRVAIFKACLCQFLSYRDGTRQLLQQVRLQSEVDNVCNYIANVSIEDLGFKGNLMQLIRSNWSEQDHQELTKASDNFSLSAIKIVWQTMTVQRSEFIRRIGLSLCSKAWDINETNFNDVLPILEKVTKSLLSDTIKNLYDLDRISETHKIGAAKYDNAVFNRSSLDSHSKGQYGEIWTAAHSMYLHLQVAAERIHALQVKCESLNQDRRHSIDCSEDIKDELSSLLETVNPELKASLVCYQEVETEVNRLFTDKEKVPDIPNQSDFLGDSLENPSQEPIQLFGLKDNEIKFDDETFEAYTDPDEKDPDKYSNRHLYQEETEKQRKERQASLQLLVELRSVLPGRMAVREELKQKGRDGKTNNIINSDGDIQNTVENQGMPRYRDVPENREGQGEFCQDKNTVESLEICDPFQKEESKQDVEETDTNLTDDETQQAFTDSYIDSNENSDQSTSLPPPQFGGLWGMASLASQAATMSSNFHQEEEIFGSDSELSG, from the exons ATGGAAGAAGACGATGATGTAGTGTTTGAGAATTCACCTCTCCATCAATATCTCAAGGATGTTGGAATGGTTGGGAATTTTGAGAGCTCCTCTTATTCCAAGTCTACTCGTGCAGGAAAACAATCTAAGACTAAGAGTCTATTTTTACGAGTTTTGTTATCCCTGAGAATGTGTTTAAAGAACGTAAATTCATTTATCCTTCCAAAGTCGCCACCACCGTATTCATTGAATCTTGTTACGAGATTCTCAATCTTGAACTCAAAAGTACTGATGCCTGGAGATCACCAGTGGCTGCTGTCATATGGATTGCAAGAAGACAGAAAAGAAATTAAACAACGAAAATCTGCTTCCAAAGTTCTAATCATTGCCAATTCTGCCATATTTGGATCTATAGCTTGTCTGTGGTTTCTGTTACAAAACTctttaacaaatattataacatCAAAATTGATAGTTACAGCAATTTGTTTAACATCCAGTACTTTATTTGGAATTGGTCACTTGTATTCGTTTATTATTACACTCTACTatgataataaacaaaaacttttcactAAATCGTTTACAAAGCAGCTAAGTCTGATGGAAAATATGGATAGTTGTATTCGGAAATCCTTAAGGAATATCCAAGAAGCTGAACTCATAGCCAGGGGGTTTACAATTGTTTCGCACAAAGTCCCATTGATGAAATTGGAGAATAGTTCGTTGCTTGGTCAATCTCAAAGACAATTCCAACAATTGAGAGTAGCAATTTTTAAAGCATGTTTGTGTCAATTTTTATCTTATCGAGATGGCACAAGACAGCTTCTACAACAAGTCAGGTTGCAATCAGAGGTTGATAATGTTTGTAACTACATTGCAAATGTTTCAATTGAGGATCTTGGGTTCAAAGGGAATCTTATGCAACTTATCAGAAGTAACTGGTCAGAACAAGATCACCAAGAATTGACCAAAGCTTCAGATAATTTCTCATTATCTGCCATCAAAATTGTTTGGCAGACAATGACAGTTCAGAGGTCAGAGTTCATTCGTCGCATTGGTTTATCACTTTGTTCAAAAGCATGGGAcataaatgaaacaaattttAATGATGTTTTGCCAATTTTAGAAAAAGTCACAAAATCATTACTGTCGGACACTATTAAAAATCTTTACGATCTTGATAGAATTAGTGAAACACATAAAATTGGTGCTGCCAAATATGATAATGCAGTTTTTAATAGAAGCAGTCTGGATTCTCATTCAAAGGGGCAATATGGAGAGATCTGGACAGCAGCTCACAGCATGTATCTGCACTTGCAGGTTGCGGCAGAACGTATCCACGCCTTGCAAGTAAAATGTGAGTCACTGAATCAAGATAGACGCCATTCTATTGATTGTTCTGAAGATATCAAAGATGAATTGAGCTCTCTTTTAGAAACAGTCAATCCAGAGTTAAAAGCTTCATTGGTTTGCTATCAAGAGGTGGAAACAGAAGTGAATAGATTATTCACTGATAAAGAAAAAGTACCAGACATTCCTAACCAATCAGATTTTCTTGGTGACAGTTTAGAAAATCCATCGCAAGAACCAATCCAGTTATTTGGTTTGAAGGATAATGAGATTAAATTTGATGATGAGACATTTGAGGCTTACACTGATCCTGATGAGAAAGATCCGGATAAATATTCCAATAGACATTTGTATCAGGAAGAAACCGAGAAGCAGCGTAAGGAACGGCAAGCATCATTGCAGCTCCTTGTAGAATTGAGATCAGTCTTGCCAGGACGAATGGCGGTAAGAGAAGAACTTAAACAAAAGGGTAGAGATGGCAAAACTAATAACATAATCAATTCCGATGGTGATATCCAAAATACAGTGGAAAACCAGGGAATGCCAAGATATAGAGATGTTCCAGAAAATAGAGAAG GTCAGGGGGAGTTTTGCCAAGACAAGAACACTGTGGAAAGTTTAGAAATATGTGATCCATTTCAAAAAGAAGAATCAAAACAAGACGTTGAGGAGACAGACACTAACTTAACTGACGATGAAACTCAACAAGCGTTTACAGATTCCTACATTGATTCAAATGAAAACAGTGACCAGTCAACGAGTTTACCACCACCACAGTTTGGTGGATTGTGGGGGATGGCTAGTCTTGCATCCCAGGCTGCAACAATGTCCAGTAATTTTCATCAAGAAGAGGAGATATTTGGATCAGATTCAGAATTAAGCGGATGA
- the LOC140060113 gene encoding regulator of G-protein signaling 6-like isoform X1: MDLEQDYTPKPLVFGKMENLITDMQNVENGVPVGSQKTFLSVVPSAFTGYDFIEWLMERLGTQDCTESLHLANLLCQYGYIFPVQEMKTLVVRDDGTLYRFQSPYFWPSQNRNPDSTDYAVYLAKRNLSNKQKHSLEEYEVSALTKLKQMLSHKWEFVLLQAQEQIRIAKQRKKTDRLILNSQERAFWRVHRPPPGQINCLENGIRGAYTLRIACPLQRKNTVERYKKQICFLNMLLSRSKIKLSKAIPSSVKWCTQYMDHDPLISGAQPSNPWISDDPTMWILNNVLVDIPTERRVLRWSISLCDLLQDATGRHHFELFLKKEFSQENIRFWNAYEELKYAPQSMVAEKVKEIYEEFLAPCAPCEINVDRQTVQLTNQSLKKPNRFSFEAAQKHIFILMKKDSYPRFLKSEAYKNLLAMSSQCSGKKKLFGRFRPKITPVGTKRRGSSGSTESDSEPNGDMLVHSLSTGNLTDTNHALYMQQRKEDGVKNMTSWFHRKAASTKSYSPVSVRNPRFQSLQPIKPTKDNYLKPNYPLNVPDGNDVINTKLSEKHLIPKKSLITPWEDEA, translated from the exons ATGGATTTAGAACAAGACTACACGCCAAAACCTTTGGTTTTTGGGAAG aTGGAAAACTTAATAACCGATATgcaaaatgttgaaaatggaGTTCCAGTTGGAAGCCAGAAGACTTTCCTCTCAGTTGTCCCCAGTGCTTTCACAG gTTATGATTTTATTGAATGGTTAATGGAAAGATTAGGAACACAGGATTGTACAGAATCTCTCCATCTTGCCAATCTTTTATGTCAGTATGGTTACATATTTCCTGTTCAAGAAATGAAAACGCTTGTTGTCCGTGATGATGGAACGCTCTACCGATTTCAAAGTCCATATTTTTGGCCTTCGCAAAACAGAAACCCTGACAGCACAGATTATG ctGTCTATCTTGCAAAAAGAAATTTGagtaataaacaaaaacacagcCTTGAAGAATACGAAGTT aGTGCTCTTACAAAGCTGAAACAAATGCTAAGTCATAAATGGGAGTTTGTATTACTTCAAGCCCAAGAACAAATAAG gattGCAAAACAAAGGAAAAAAACTGACCGATTAATTTTGAACAGTCAAGAACGTGCATTTTGGAGAGTTCATCGGCCCCCT CCAGGGCAAATAAATTGTTTAGAAAATGGAATCAGGGGAGCCTACACACTAAGAATAGCATGTCCACTACAACGCAAGAACACTGTTGAGAGATACAAAAAGCAG atttgttttttaaatatgttactATCAAGGTCAAAGATCAAACTGTCTAAGGCAATACCAAG TTCTGTCAAATGGTGTACACAGTACATGGATCATGATCCTTTAATATCAGGAGCTCAGCCATCTAATCCCTGGATTAGTGATGATCCCACAATGTGGATATTAAACAATGTATT AGTTGATATCCCTACGGAACGACGAGTGTTGCGGTGGTCAATCAGTCTTTGTGATCTACTACAAGACGCAACTGGTCGACATCATTTTGAACTTTTTCTGAAGAAAGAGTTCAGTCAAGAGAACATTCGATTTTGGAATGCTTATGAGGAGTTAAAATATGCACCACAATCAATGGTTGCTGAAAAAGTGAAGGAAATATATGA AGAATTTCTGGCTCCATGTGCTCCTTGTGAAATCAATGTTGACAGGCAAACGGTTCAATTAACTAATCAGTCACTGAAGAAGCCAAACAGATTCTCCTTTGAAGCTGCACAGAAGCATATATTCATCCTAATGAAGAAAGATAGCTATCCACGATTTTTGAAGTCAGAAGCCTACAAAAACTTGCTTGCTATGTCTTCACAATGCAGTGGGAAAAAGAA ATTGTTTGGACGGTTTCGTCCCAAAATAACCCCAGTAGGAACCAAAAGGCGTGGAAGTAGTGGCAGTACTGAAAGTGACAGTGAACCAAACGGTGACATGCTTGTACATTCATTAAGTACGGGTAACCTAACAGATACAAACCATGCTTTGTACATGCAACAACGGAAGGAGGATGGTGTGAAGAACATGACTAG CTGGTTTCATCGTAAGGCCGCATCAACCAAATCATATTCACCAGTATCGGTCAGAAATCCAAG ATTTCAATCACTGCAACCAATCAAACCAACCAAGGACAATTATTTAAAGCCAAACTACCCCCTCAACGTACCAGATGGCAACGACGTCATCAACACCAAACTGTCAGAAAAACATTTAATACCAAAGAAAAGCTTGATAACTCCATGGGAGGATGAAGCCTGA
- the LOC140060029 gene encoding phosphatidylinositol N-acetylglucosaminyltransferase subunit Q-like isoform X1: MEQTLWKVFYPKSSWSLPSGVLIGVVNKKQSSVTVASVVQQEFPEEQMLGFIKDLNARIRRIEDKSTVIGEKSFQVVGILVNENEQILKSKHFDDLCLEMEICLLMQSDWRGSPHECVVIRQTKGRHVSIEDNTMFIAYDPSVEYQTKSAHYSIRDSCLKNGKLVNHVMACLHDWNSLNECCDLEQIQIKKLNTSFRDLCYSVWLLIARCSLNLLAWILNIFSHKIFHNFIFDKILCWPATGCQLKEKYNQIKECSMLYKTNRHFNREMNLLLLLVVDLVLGMALVFYFHQVDFFNILASMFLQFVNITAASLEQLLHWLMGAPAGLKLNRELASFLGQFFLYHIYLWVGYLNTIAPFLAVAIKFASLCGCLGVSVVIALASDVLSILTFHVYCFYVYAARIYCLQVHGLMSFWRLFRGKKWNVLRQRVDSSDFRVDQLFIGTLLFTILLFLLPTTAFFYAVFTSLRLAVLIPQSLVASLIVSINTFPLYSLILWTGGFMVDGITFHSMLQNNKCGWLLLKMKPMSLRKVMAADLLDDKQTKYKALWHSVGKDLLTGYLVYPWGGKQEMQ, translated from the exons ATGGAGCAAACGCTTTGGAAGGTGTTTTACCCAAAAAGCTCATGGAGCCTGCCCTCTGGAGTACTGATTGGAGTAGTCAACAAGAAACAATCGTCTGTAACTGTCGCATCCGTTGTACAACAGGAGTTTCCAGAGGAACAAATGTTGGGGTTTATCAAAGATTTGAATGCACGTATCCGAAGAATTGAGGATAAAAGTACGGTCATAGGTGAGAAGAGCTTTCAAGTTGTTGGGATTTTAGTAAATGAGAATGAACAGATTTTGAAGAGTAAAcattttgatgatttgtgtTTGGAGATGGAGATATGTTTACTAATGCAATCTGATTGGCGAGGCTCACCGCATGAATGTGTTGTTATTCGCCAAACGAAGGGCAGGCATGTTTCGATAGAGGACAATACAATGTTTATTGCATATGACCCATCAGTTGAATACCAAACAAAAAGTGCGCATTATTCTATTCGGGATAGCTGCTTAAAAAACGGCAAATTGGTGAATCATGTGATGGCTTGCCTGCACGATTGGAACTCATTGAATGAATGTTGTGATTTagaacaaatacaaataaagaaattaaataccTCCTTTCGAGATTTGTGCTATTCTGTTTGGCTATTAATAGCTAGATGTTCTCTAAACCTGCTTGCCTGGATCCTGAATATATTCTCACATAA AATATtccataattttatttttgataaaataCTTTGTTGGCCAGCAACTGGGTGCCAGCTAAAGGAAAAGTACAATCAAATTAAAGAATGTTCAATGCTTTATAAAACAAATCGCCATTTTAACAG gGAAATGAATTTGCTGCTGCTTCTGGTGGTTGACCTTGTACTAGGTATGGCtctagtattttattttcaccAGGTTGATTTCTTCAACATTCTAGCATCCATGTTTTTGCAGTTTGTCAAT ATAACTGCAGCCTCTCTAGAACAGCTCTTGCATTGGTTGATGGGTGCTCCAGCCGGCCTAAAGCTCAACAGAGAGCTGGCTTCATTCCTAGGCCAGTTCTTTCTCTACCACATCTACCTCTGGGTGGGCTACCTCAACACCATTGCTCCGTTTCTAGCAGTCGCCATCAAGTTCGCCAGCCTCTGTGGGTGCCTAGGTGTTAGTGTAGTCATTGCATTGGCCTCGGATGTCCTATCTATTCTAACATTCCATGTATACTGTTTCTATGTATACGCAGCAAG GATTTACTGCTTACAAGTGCATGGGCTGATGTCGTTTTGGCGTTTATTCCGTGGTAAAAAGTGGAATGTTCTTCGTCAGCGTGTTGATTCCAGCGACTTCCGTGTGGATCAGTTATTCATCGGAACATTGCTCTTCACGATACTGCTTTTTCTTCTTCCAACGACTGCATTCTTTTATGCTGTGTTTACATCG CTTCGACTTGCAGTATTAATTCCACAATCGTTGGTTGCCAGTTTAATCGtatctataaacacatttcCACTGTATTCCTTAATTTTGTGGACTGGAGGCTTCATGGTTGATGGCATTACTTTTCATTCAATGTTGCAAAATAACAAATGTGGCTGGCTGCTTTTAAAA ATGAAACCAATGTCGTTACGGAAGGTGATGGCTGCAGATCTACTGGATGATAAACAGACTAAGTACAAGGCCTTGTGGCATTCAGTTGGAAAAGACTTGCTGACTGGCTACTTGGTGTACCCATGGGGTGGCAAGCAGGAGATGCAATAA
- the LOC140060029 gene encoding phosphatidylinositol N-acetylglucosaminyltransferase subunit Q-like isoform X2 yields MEQTLWKVFYPKSSWSLPSGVLIGVVNKKQSSVTVASVVQQEFPEEQMLGFIKDLNARIRRIEDKSTVIGEKSFQVVGILVNENEQILKSKHFDDLCLEMEICLLMQSDWRGSPHECVVIRQTKGRHVSIEDNTMFIAYDPSVEYQTKSAHYSIRDSCLKNGKLVNHVMACLHDWNSLNECCDLEQIQIKKLNTSFRDLCYSVWLLIARCSLNLLAWILNIFSHKEMNLLLLLVVDLVLGMALVFYFHQVDFFNILASMFLQFVNITAASLEQLLHWLMGAPAGLKLNRELASFLGQFFLYHIYLWVGYLNTIAPFLAVAIKFASLCGCLGVSVVIALASDVLSILTFHVYCFYVYAARIYCLQVHGLMSFWRLFRGKKWNVLRQRVDSSDFRVDQLFIGTLLFTILLFLLPTTAFFYAVFTSLRLAVLIPQSLVASLIVSINTFPLYSLILWTGGFMVDGITFHSMLQNNKCGWLLLKMKPMSLRKVMAADLLDDKQTKYKALWHSVGKDLLTGYLVYPWGGKQEMQ; encoded by the exons ATGGAGCAAACGCTTTGGAAGGTGTTTTACCCAAAAAGCTCATGGAGCCTGCCCTCTGGAGTACTGATTGGAGTAGTCAACAAGAAACAATCGTCTGTAACTGTCGCATCCGTTGTACAACAGGAGTTTCCAGAGGAACAAATGTTGGGGTTTATCAAAGATTTGAATGCACGTATCCGAAGAATTGAGGATAAAAGTACGGTCATAGGTGAGAAGAGCTTTCAAGTTGTTGGGATTTTAGTAAATGAGAATGAACAGATTTTGAAGAGTAAAcattttgatgatttgtgtTTGGAGATGGAGATATGTTTACTAATGCAATCTGATTGGCGAGGCTCACCGCATGAATGTGTTGTTATTCGCCAAACGAAGGGCAGGCATGTTTCGATAGAGGACAATACAATGTTTATTGCATATGACCCATCAGTTGAATACCAAACAAAAAGTGCGCATTATTCTATTCGGGATAGCTGCTTAAAAAACGGCAAATTGGTGAATCATGTGATGGCTTGCCTGCACGATTGGAACTCATTGAATGAATGTTGTGATTTagaacaaatacaaataaagaaattaaataccTCCTTTCGAGATTTGTGCTATTCTGTTTGGCTATTAATAGCTAGATGTTCTCTAAACCTGCTTGCCTGGATCCTGAATATATTCTCACATAA gGAAATGAATTTGCTGCTGCTTCTGGTGGTTGACCTTGTACTAGGTATGGCtctagtattttattttcaccAGGTTGATTTCTTCAACATTCTAGCATCCATGTTTTTGCAGTTTGTCAAT ATAACTGCAGCCTCTCTAGAACAGCTCTTGCATTGGTTGATGGGTGCTCCAGCCGGCCTAAAGCTCAACAGAGAGCTGGCTTCATTCCTAGGCCAGTTCTTTCTCTACCACATCTACCTCTGGGTGGGCTACCTCAACACCATTGCTCCGTTTCTAGCAGTCGCCATCAAGTTCGCCAGCCTCTGTGGGTGCCTAGGTGTTAGTGTAGTCATTGCATTGGCCTCGGATGTCCTATCTATTCTAACATTCCATGTATACTGTTTCTATGTATACGCAGCAAG GATTTACTGCTTACAAGTGCATGGGCTGATGTCGTTTTGGCGTTTATTCCGTGGTAAAAAGTGGAATGTTCTTCGTCAGCGTGTTGATTCCAGCGACTTCCGTGTGGATCAGTTATTCATCGGAACATTGCTCTTCACGATACTGCTTTTTCTTCTTCCAACGACTGCATTCTTTTATGCTGTGTTTACATCG CTTCGACTTGCAGTATTAATTCCACAATCGTTGGTTGCCAGTTTAATCGtatctataaacacatttcCACTGTATTCCTTAATTTTGTGGACTGGAGGCTTCATGGTTGATGGCATTACTTTTCATTCAATGTTGCAAAATAACAAATGTGGCTGGCTGCTTTTAAAA ATGAAACCAATGTCGTTACGGAAGGTGATGGCTGCAGATCTACTGGATGATAAACAGACTAAGTACAAGGCCTTGTGGCATTCAGTTGGAAAAGACTTGCTGACTGGCTACTTGGTGTACCCATGGGGTGGCAAGCAGGAGATGCAATAA
- the LOC140060090 gene encoding B9 domain-containing protein 1-like translates to MASNPSVFLLMLSGQIECADFPEFDNIYFKYNFVFGQDWVITSGLEEGVSQVSKKSQDGRQTFVWNFPLEVTFKSTNPFGWPQLVLSCYGQDVFGTAVVRGYGAVHVPISPGKHVRIIPMFVPESSSRFQKFTSWFMGRKPEYVDANIVARGEGREVTRVRSQGHIRVTFNIVTRDMKKLGYDVHPSSLSIPSAATASAMAGSSAPGAAAAALPTANVAKEAR, encoded by the exons ATGGCTTCAAATCCAAGTGTTTTTTTACTTATGTTAAGTGGTCAGATTGAATGTGCTGAT TTTCCAGAATTTGACAACATCTATTTCaaatacaattttgtatttGGTCAAGACTGGGTAATTACATCC GGCTTAGAAGAGGGAGTGTCACAAGTAAGTAAGAAAAGCCAAGATGGTCGGCAAACGTTTGTGTGGAATTTTCCACTAGAAGTGACGTTCAAAAGCACAAATCCATTTGGGT GGCCTCAACTTGTTCTCAGCTGTTACGGACAGGATGTCTTTGGAACGGCTGTTGTCAGAGGCTATGGAGCAGTACATGTACCGATATCACCTGGAAA ACATGTTAGAATTATTCCAATGTTTGTGCCAGAATCATCATCAAGATTTCAAAAGTTCACAAg CTGGTTCATGGGAAGAAAACCTGAATATGTTGATGCAAACATAGTTGCTAGGGGTGAAGGCAGAGAAG TAACTAGAGTGAGGTCACAAGGTCACATAAGGGTAACCTTTAATATCGTGACTCGTGATATGAAGAAATTAGGCTATGATGTGCATCCATCATCTCTTAGTATTCCTAGTGCAGCAACAGCTAGTGCCATGGCCGGGAGCTCAGCACCTGGTGCTGCCGCTGCCGCTCTGCCTACTGCTAATGTTGCTAAAGAAGCAAGGTGA